The following DNA comes from Streptomyces pristinaespiralis.
GATGGCGGCGACCGTCGACATCAGCAGGACGAAGAAGCTGGTGGGACGCAGGAGCGGCCAGGTGATGGTGCGGAACGTGGTCCACGGCCCGGCGCCGTCGATCCTCGCGGCCTCGTAGTACTCCTTGGGGATCTCCTGGAGCCCCGCAAGGAAGATGATCATGTAGTAGCCCATCATCACCCACACCATGACGGCGATGACGCAGCCGAGCGCGAGGGTGGGGTCTCCCAGCCACGACTCGCCCTCGAGCCCGATGGCCCGCATGGCGCGGTTGACCGCGCCGACCTGCTCGTCGAGGAGGAACTTCCACAGCACGCCGACGACGACCAGGCTGATGACGTACGGCAGGAAGAGCGCGGTGCGATAGGCCCCCATGCCGGGGAGCTTCTGCTTGACGAGCAGCCCGAGGCCGAGGCTCACGCAGAACAGGACGGGGACGAGGATCACCACGTAGAGGCCGGTGACCTTCATCGAGTCCCAGAACAGCGGGTCGGCGATCATGCGCTCGTAGTTGCCGAGCCCGATCCACTCGTAGCTGCCGAAGCCGCTGACCTGGAAGAAGCTCAGGAAGATGGAGAGCACCATCGGGACGCCGACGAAGAGTGTCAGGCCGATGGCGTCCGGCGCGAGGAAGAGGCCGGCGGCGATCCACTCGCGCTGCTTGCGCCCGGGTCCGCGCCGGGGCCGTGCGGGCGCCGGGGCCGCGGGGGTCCGGTGGTCCTGTGCGGCGACACTGCTCATATCAGGCTCGCCCCCTGGTAGCTCTTGGCGTAGGCCGCGATCGACTCGGCGGCTCTTTCCGTCTCACTCGCCACGCTGCGGCCGGCGAGCATGGTGCCCTGGATGGCGTCGGAGATCGCCTTGTAGACGACCGGGGGGTAGCGCGGCTCCGCGCGTCCGCCGGGGAACACCTCGTCCTTGAACTTCTTCATCGCCGCGGAGTCGTAGCCGCCCTTGGCGGCGCCGCGTTCGAGGGCGGTGGCGCGGGGCGCCACGTCCGACTTGGCGCGGGTGCACCAGTCGACCATCCGGTCGATGGAGTCGTCGCTCATGGAGCCGAGCGCCCAGGCGCAGAACTCGGCAGCGGCGTCCGGGTCGCGGCCCTGCGCGTTGGCGCAGAAGGACCAGCCTCCGAGGGCGGTGGTGTACCGGCCGCCGTCGGGCACGGGGAGCTTGAAGACGCCGTACCGGTAGTCGGGGGCGTACGCCTTGAAGCTGGAGACCTGCCAGATGCCCTGCTGCCACATCGCGACGTTCTCTGCCTTGAACGCGCTGATG
Coding sequences within:
- a CDS encoding carbohydrate ABC transporter permease, whose protein sequence is MSSVAAQDHRTPAAPAPARPRRGPGRKQREWIAAGLFLAPDAIGLTLFVGVPMVLSIFLSFFQVSGFGSYEWIGLGNYERMIADPLFWDSMKVTGLYVVILVPVLFCVSLGLGLLVKQKLPGMGAYRTALFLPYVISLVVVGVLWKFLLDEQVGAVNRAMRAIGLEGESWLGDPTLALGCVIAVMVWVMMGYYMIIFLAGLQEIPKEYYEAARIDGAGPWTTFRTITWPLLRPTSFFVLLMSTVAAITGGLDLIFVLTNGGPANGTSLAIFYIYQQAFGFGEYGYASAMGSFLVLIMVVVSAVIFKLTRGGRFDDGE